TGAAGCACGCGGTCGCCCAGGCGGTAGCCATTGAGGCTGGCAATGGCCATGGCTGCCTCCTCGTAGTTGGTCATGGTAACAAAGCCGAAGCCCTTGCACTTGTTGGTGGCAAAGTCACGGATGACCTTGACATTGGTGACAGCACCAAAGGGCCCAAAGAGCTGCCAGAGGACGCTCTCATCTGCCTCAGGCGCCAGGTTGTAGACGAAGATGCACCAGCCAGGGCCAGGGGCCCCCAGGCCCACCCCAGACAGCCCTGGCACTGCCTCGATGGCCAGCGGGGAGAACCTGGGCAGCAGCGACAGCGGGCTGGCCTGGGGTCAGGGTGCCCCCCAGATGCCaggtgtgtcccccccccaggCCACACAGGCCCGtgcatggggctggggctgcaaagctggactgggggggggggggggggggggaaggggaggggaggggccatTACCTCTTCACTCCGTACGCCACATTCAGCAAATTGTCAAGCCTGGAGGGGACAAGAAGCCATTAGGAGGAACATGAGGGTGTGCCCATGTAGGTGTCACTTTGCCATGGGGGTGTCCCACACCCTGTGGTGGCCCCATCTCCTGGGGGTGTTCACATAGCGCTAGGGATGTCCCCATGCTCTGTGGTGGCTCCATCTCCTGGGGGCTGGCCTCATGGTGATGGGGATGTCCCCACACCCTGTGGTGGCCCCATCTCCTGGGGGCTGTCCTCATGGTGGTGGGGATGTCCCCACACCCTATGCTGGCCCCATCTCCTGGGGGGTGCCCCTGTTCCCAGGGATTTCCCACCCGCCCCGGGGCCCCTGGGCACGTTGAGCTTACCGGAAGCGCTGGGGGGGGTGGTGCAGGGTGCCATAGCGGCGGGCGCTGGGGCAGAGGCTGAGCAGGGCCCCCCCTGACTTCTGGCCCGGGCTGTTGGCGAACTTGACGGTGATGGGCTCAGTGGCTCCCAGCGGTTTCTGCCCATGCAGCCCCCGGACGGCCTCCTCTGCCTCCACACGCTTGTCAAAGCGGATGAAGCCCACCCCCCGCGAGACACCTGCAGATGTCAGGCGTCCGGGGGACAGAGCCCTGAGTCTCTGCTGCACAGCCATGGGCAGCTGGACAGGATGGGAGTCCCCTGCACAGATGCACCCATGGGACCCAGGCACCTGGGGAATTTCCCCCACAGATCCACCCACGGGACCCAGGTCTCCAAGGAATGCCCCCCCGCCAGACACCCAGTGCCCACCCTTGGGACCCAAGCATCCAGGAAATTGTCCCCCACCCAAGGGTGTCTTGGCAGTCCCCTTCCCCTGGGGGACCCAGGCACACCTGTGACCTGGTCAACAAGGATGCGGGAGGTGATGATGCGGCCGTACTGGGAGAAGAGCTGCTCCATCTCCTTCTGCCCCATGGCCTTGGGGAGGCCACTCACATAGAGGTTGGCATCACGGATGGAGGCTGAGCTGGGCCGGGCATAGGACACCTGGGGGGGTGGAGTGGGGTGAGGGGTGTGTGTCAGGGTTGTCAGCCCGGGGGACGTAGGTGTCCAGGTGCCAGAGCTGCCTCCCATCCATGGGATCTCCCTCCAGGGATGCAGGCACCTGCCTCCCCCAAGGACTCCCCTAGTGTCTACCCCCTCCAAGGGACTCCCTGGtgtccaccccacccccccagggaccccagTGTCTGCCTGCTCCGAGGGACCCCAGCATCCACCCACCGCCCCGAGGCACCCCTCTACTGCCCATCCCACCGAGGGACCCCAGCATCTGGCACCTTGATGGTCTTGGtctgcagcttgaggccgttgAGGGTGCTGATGGCCTTGTCAGCGTCACCTGCCTCAACGTAGTTGACGAATCCGTAGcccaggctctgccctggggtGTGGGGTCAGCACCAAGGGTGGCCCCAGCACCAGGCCCGGTCATGCCATCCCCagtccccacccccacccccatcccagtCCTGTCCCCAAGGCCCGTTTCCATCCCACCTTCATCTCTGTAGCTGTTGACGCCTACCCCCATGTGTCCTCACATCCCTGTAGTAGGGTCAACCCTGTGGTTGAGCTTGCAGGACCTGACATGCCCAGAGGCGCTCCTGAAGGTGTCCCTACCCCCATGTTCCCATCCACATGCTCACCCCTGTCCCAGTCCCCATGGGTCCCCACGTCCCATCTCCCTGTTTCCCGTGTCCAGGCTCCCCAcaccccatgtccccatgtcccatctccccatgtccccatgtcccATCTCCCCATGTCCCGTTTCCCCATGTTCCATGCCCCCATATTCCATCTGCCCATGCCTTGTGTCCTGTCTCCCCGTGTCCCATCTGcctgtgtccctgtgtcccaTCCACCATGTCTCCCCAAGCCCCATGCCCCTTGTCCCATCTCCCCATGTCCCATCTCCCTGTGTCCTGTCTCCCCTGTCCCATACCGGTGACCTTGTCGCGGACAAGCTTGCAGGACTCGATGTCCCCAAGGCTGCCAAAGAGGCTTCGCAGCTCCTCCTGGCTCATGCTCTGGGGCAGGTAGTTGACAATCAGGTTGGTTTTGCTGTCGTCGGCCACGGTGGGGACCGGGGGAGCCCCATTGGGCAGCGCTGCTGCCACCCCCGGCCCTGGCACTGCCACCACTGGCACAGCCACAGGAACGGGGACGGGGCCACAGCCTGACGGCCCCGGGGTGCTGGGAGCCTGGGCCTCCACTGTGCTCAGGATCTGCTGAGGGGGTGGATGGGCATTACAAGGGTGTCTCCATCACAGGACAGCAGAAGGACATGGCGACAACGGAGGGACCGAGACACCAGGGTCATGGGGACAGCACGGGGACTGACAGACAGTCACAGGGAACCCCAGGCAGCGGGGACAAGGAGTCATTACCGAGGTGAAGCAGGGACAGAGCCATGGGTGGGGCACGGGGATGGGGGCAGCAACGTGGCAGTGGGGATGAGgacattggggggggggggggaacaggGACACCTCAGGTGGGACATGGGGGCGGTGGACTCTTTGAGGCCCGGGCACCTGGGTCCCCACaggctgcccccaccccccagcagggcaggaggcaaCCCAGGCCTCCGGGCTCCCATCGCTCCCCGAAGCAggaggggacccaggcatccggTGCGCCCCTCCCCCCGGGGGATAATCCCCCATTGTGCAGCGGAGcccccgccccttcccccccccccccccccccgcacaaTAGCGGGGGACAATGGGCCTTTATTGACGGGAGACGGGACACCCGGGGGCGCCAGCCACGGCCGCGGGACCCAGGCGCCCGGGGGCTGCCcgtgtcgtccccccccgcctCGGCGGGATGGGGACCCCGAGGTCCGGGCCCGCCAGGAGCTGGCCAGGGTCTGAAATGGGGCGGAGGGGCCGGACGCCTGGGTCCTTCGGGGAGGTACTGTGCCTTTAAGGGCTGGGGGACCGCGTGGGGCAGGGGGCCGGCACGAGCGAGAGGGTTTCTGTCCGTTTGTCCGCCCGCGGGGCAGCGACAGCCCCGAAACTGGCCGGTTAGAaaagtgaaagcagaaaagccGAATAACACCGAATCACATTGACAAAATGGGATTTACGGGCAACACAGACGCAGACACACggacacacacacaacacacGCCCGGACACGGACACACGCCCGGACACAGACACACGCCCAAGACAGCAACACACGCCTCTGCCGCACACACCCGCTCTGCCCGGGGCTGCGCGTGTCTGCGTGTCGCGTGTGCGCATACGACTCCTCCCCACACACAGACATCCCTGTGCCCACGCACTAAAGCAGAGGCGTGTGCGTGTGCACTGGCACACGCGCGTGCCCCTGTGTACAGGCCCTGCTCCGCTGCAAGCACGCGTGTGCATGTGGCAGCAGCTCTACACGTGTGGGCCAAAGGGAGGAGGactcggggggtggggggggggggaaggcaggggaCAGCTGAGTCCCCACCCCACCCTTGCACACACGTGTCCCACACGAGCACACAGGGCACACCCATGTTCCAGCACAGCAGATGCCACATGGGCCGACACACCCTCCACACCCTGCATGACACGCACGTGCCCGCCCTTTGCACACATACATGTGCCCTCAACATGTGatgcacacgcgtgtgcatgCAGCTGTCGTGGCGGTCCCATCCCCACCCAAGTGTGTCACACGCCATCACATGGGGGACACACACAGAAgagatggggacatggggggtgGGGATGCTGGTGGGCTGGAGgatgagggggtggggggggacacagtGGGGGGGGCAGGGTGAGGGGGGATGTTGGATGccggggagctgggggagggcATTCGGGACAGGGCTTTCAGGAGATGGAGGGTGCTGGGGATACCGGCTGCGCCCTCCCAACaacaccccaaacccccacagcccctcctCCCGCTCCTACCGTCACCATCGtcgcggggccggggctgcggccgtgGGGGCTGCTCGGGGGGGCCCCCGCAAGGcccagcaggctggggggcACTGCGGGGGGCCCCgagccgggggggggcggctccgggggGCTCCGCCGCGGCGTCGGGTGCTGCAAGCGGCGGCCCCGTCGGTCCTTTAAACGTCCTtgggcggccgcggggcggggccccCCCAAACCGCCGCGGTGGGCGCGGCCCAGCCCCCCCACACTGCTCCGCGATGGCTCCGTCCGTTCCCCCCCACCGTCCGCAGGTGGGGCAGtccgtcccccccgcccccatacCCCAAAATGGACTGGCCCCCCCAGCAAAGCCCATTGGCTGCCGAGCAGGCGGAGCCCCCGACGCCCCCCAAGACCCCCCTATAGACACCGCCTAtagcccccccggccccgcccacGTGACCCGCGAGGAGgtggggggggccgggggaaggaggaggaaggtgatgAAGGCAAAGGGCGGGTGTAATAAAGAAGGAAgcgctgggcggggggggggagaaggaggaaggggaggcaggaggaggaggaagggccGGGGGCTGAGCAGGGAGGGGGCGGGATGGGGGAAGCGGGATGGGGACCCCACAGTGGCACCGCCGGAGCGGGGGGTCCCCGGCGCCGGGGCAGGGCGGAGCTGCCGCCTGTTCAGCACCGGGGACAGCGCCGGGGCgtgccccgccccgcccccccgagGGCGGTGGCGGGGGAGGAGGGGCTGTCCTGGGTGGGCCGCGACCCCCCGAGCTGCGgggcagccccccggcccccccccccccccattcccTCGCGCCCCGGGTGCTCCCAGGCAGAGAGTGGGAGGCAGCAAATAAAATCCATCACTTTAATAGAAcggggggcaccggggggccccggggggggggcaggtccccccctccccaagacAAAACCAGGGTCCCCactgtccccccaccccattgcCCCGGGGGAGGAGAGCAAACATGACAACTGAGAGTcaggaaataaataaagggTGAGCAAGGGGGCCCAGGGCAATGGGGGTTCAGGGTCCCCTGAGGCAGCTTGTGGAGCCCAGGGGGGTGAGGGGCTCCACCAAGTGCATCGGGCTCAGGGTGCttggggcggggtggggtggggcaggACCCCCGGAGGGCACTTCCCTACCTCCACACAGCATGAGGTTGCCCCAGGGAAGTCAGAGCGACCCAGCGTGGGGAAGCGGGGGGCCGCCCCGCTAAGTGCCGCGGGGCTCGGGGTGGCTCTTGAGTGCGTGGAACTTGAGGCCTTCAGGGCGCTCAAAGCGCCTCCCGCAGCGCTCACAGGGGAAGGGGCGCAGCCCTGGCCCCCCATGGCGCCTCATGTGCCATGTCAGGGAGGCACGTTGGCGGCAGCGGTACCCGCAGACCTCACacctggggggagggggggggacgGCAAGGGGAGGGTGAGGGAGCACCTTCATCCCCCCTTCTGCAAGGTGCAGACCTTGCACCTTGAGAAGGGTTGGCAGAATGGGCGGGGGTGTCAGAGAGAGTGGGGTGCCCTGTGTCATTCGATGCAGCAGTGACCCTACAATATCACTAACTGCAAGTGGGGGTCTCCCCATTGACCCCCTTGACACTTCCCACAGGGGGTCTTCCCAGTGTCCTCCCCCATCACTCACTGCAAGGGGGTCTCCCCGGTGTGCGTCCGCCTGTGCACCTCCAAGTGGTTCTTGCGCTTGAAGGACTTCCCGCAGGTCTCACAGGTGAACTCCCGCACGCCTGGGGAGGAGGACGTGGGGGGATGCTGGGCAGACATGGGgcgggggacactggggggaCACGGCACAGGAGATGGTGGGGCTCACCAGAGTGGATGACCATGTGCCGGCGCAGGTGGTTAGCCAGGTAAAACCTCTTCCCGCAGCCGGGCTGGGGGCACTGCTGGGTCCGGCCCTTGCGATGCACCAGGTTGACATGGTTCTGGGGGGCAGAGAGGTGAGGGGGTCCCTGGGGGACCCAAGAGGGCACAGGGGGAGCAGGGTGGCCCCAGCccaaggagggaagggaggcgCACCTGGAAGCTACTGAGAGCAACATAGACTTGCCCGCAGCCTGCATAGGGGCAGGCGATCGGCTCCGGTAGCCCCTCGGGGTCAGGGTGGGGGGCACGGCCCCGCCTGCTCCGCCGCCGCCTGCGCAGGGAGGGGCGACAGCACAGCGTGGGGTAAGGCCCCCACCAGAGGCCACAGCGCCAGGCGGGGCCCAGGCATTCAGGGGCCCCATTCAACATCCCTTCATGTACCTGAAGGCTCCTAAAGCCCTTCACAAACCCTGAACAGCTCCTCCAACCCAAGAGCACCTCTGAAAAAGACCCCCACAGTACCTGGAAACTGTCCCAGTCCCCTGCCCCCCAGAAAAGCCCCTGCCCTCCAAAGTCCCCAGAGCCTCCCCTCTTGTCCCCAAAGACACCTCCATAACCCCAAGGTCTCCCCCAGCCCTAAAAAAGCCCCAACCCCTGCACACCTCCAGTCACTGAACCCCTTGTAACCCCCAGGCCCTCCCCAGCTCTGAGCCCTCTTCATGTCCCCAGAAACTTAGGAAACCTTGTAGTGACCCCCAAAAGACACCCCCAATACCTCACACTTCCCCCAAGCCCCCAGCAACACCCCAAACTGTGCCACCCCTCCCAAGTCCTGAGTCCCCCCACCCTGGCCACCTTTGGGCCTCCAGGTACCCAAGAGACCCCCAACCCCCGCTCCCCTGACCTCTCAGGCTCTTTGGGGATCTCGTAGATGATGGCTGATACATCACCCCCATCAGTGTCCTCagctggggggggcagggggggctcCTGGGGGGACTCAGGAGGGGGCTGTGGCGGGAGCTCGGTGGCAGGGAGGGGCACCTCCTCCTGCTTCAACCCCAGCATCTCATCCTCTTCTGCTGTCAGTGAGTTAAGTGAGGCACTGCTGGCACCCAGCCACTgatgcccccacccccagcaccccaatcTCCTCTATTCCTGACCCCAATCCACTTCAGACCCCCAACAGTCCAGTCCCACCggccccccccagcaccccaataCCCTCCAAACACCTGAGATCCCAGCACCCCAGTCCCACTCACCCCCATAACCCCTGCTCCCCCATACCTGTCTTAGGAAggtgggggtctggggggggtggggggaaggtgccctcctcttccagcagagcacagggcacCTCGTCCCCCGTCACgtccagctgcagcccccccagcgCATCGTAGCCAGGGCTGGCCAGGATGAGGAGGGGGGGACcctgcagcagggtggggggccCCCCCTCAGCCAGCGCTCCCCGCCCTGCACCCAGCCGCAGAGGCAGTGGTAGGGGTACGCAGACCACAGCCTCCAGAGCTGCCGCCCGCCCCTCCGCAGCACCCTCGGGGGGGCCTGGACCCGCAGGGGGGGCCACTGCCACCCCGCCTGGTGCTGACGGGGCCCCCTGTGGTGTCGCCTCCGAGCCTGAGCTGCAACCCCCTGAGGATGAGAAGGAGCTGccgggagctgctgctgcaggagaaagaAGATCAAGGGGAGCCCCCGCCCCCAAAAACAGCCCCCCCACACCATGACCCAAAGAAGCACCCTGGGCCCACACACCCCCAGGCCAGGCCCCCAGACAACAAAGTCAGGTCCCCCAAACCACCCCTGAGCCCCACCACTGCATCCCCACAACCCAGCTGAGTgcccccctgcccaccccctccCAACACGCACCATCATCACTGTCCCCGTCGGAGTCACTGAGGGGTCGCAGAGGCGAGCGCAGATCCTGGAAGTAGCGGTGCCCACGCTCGCACTGCCAGACGGCTGTGGTGTAGAGCCCCACGGAGGGGTCCAGCTCCGCCAGCCGCGGCTCGTAGGGGCAGCGCTGCCGGTGGTCCTCGTACCAGATCACCGCGTGCCGCAAGCAGTTCACATTGCGCCGCCGCCCTGGgggagggctgctggcagcctggcACCCCCCACCTGACCCCACggcacaccccacacccccaacCCTATCCCCCCCATCAATCCCCAAGCCCTGCCTAGCCCCCTAGCATGCCCTAGTCAACTCCACAGCACCCCCAgatgccccagcccctgcccaatgctcctccagccccagccttaTCCCCCATCACCACCCAAACCCCACCCGCACCCCTGGCAGCCCCAGgtctcccagcccctgcctgagCCCCACCCCAGCCTGAGGTGTCCCAACTCACAGCCCAGAGGTTCCCCCATCGGCAAGGGCAGCCCCCGCCCACCCACCCCCTCCACTACACTCACTTTTCTTCCGTTTGGGCTTTTTAGGGACCTGCTCCCACAGCTTCCTGCTGAGAGAGAGTTGGTGGCCTAAGGACAAACCGGGGCGCCCCTCTCTGCGGAGGGCTGCCCCACGATAGCTGCAAGACGGGAAGGGGGCACCCgagccccccggccccaccGAGCCCCCCGGCCCTCCAGCCCCGCTCACCCGCGCCGCCCGGCGCGCTGCCCCCGCTCCAGCCCCAACAGGTAGGCCGCCAGCTTGGCATCGCTCCAGCCGCTGCGGCGACGCAGGTCGACCCAGGGCCCGTGTGCCTCGCCCAGGTACACCCGCCGCACGTCATACTTCTTCCGCGACTCCAACCGCCGCCGCGCCCGGTCCGACTCTGTCAGCCGCGGGCGCCCCCGCGCCTTCcgtccgccgccgccgcctcctcccgACTCCACCGCTgggccgcccccggggccggggccgccgccacTACCGCCCGCCGCACCCAGGCCCCGCTCGGCCGCGCTCATgccgggcccgccgccccgcgccgcggcGCGCCGCTGATGACGCCACCAACACTTCCTCCGCTGCAGGCCCCGCTCACGCCTTTTTTTCGTGACAGACGGCGCGGCGCAATGCGCCTGCGCGGAAGGACCGACCGGACCAGTCGCGCGCCCCGCGGCGCCGGCATACAGTGCGCATGCGCGCTCGCCGAGCGCCCAGGCGGCGGGTGTGAACGTGCGCCGCTCTCCACGGGGCCGGTTGCCGCCACCCGCCGCGtacccccggcccccccgggaCCCCGACACAAGACACCCCTCTCCGTCGGCGATACCTCCTTTATTCCTCCGAGGCTGTGGGGGGCACGCCCGGCCCCCCACCTCTCCCGGGACCGGTGGCACCGCCCCCGGTGCTGCGGCTGCGCCCCCGCGGTGGGCCGGGGGCCTCCAGCACCACCGGCGGGGCAGGCACCGCCCCcagctggggtgcagggggaccCCCGGGGGCGCCAGCTGGGGTGTCCCCATCCTCCAGGCGGAAGATGACTGGGGTGCGCCCCAGGATGG
The sequence above is drawn from the Phalacrocorax aristotelis chromosome 28, bGulAri2.1, whole genome shotgun sequence genome and encodes:
- the ZNF653 gene encoding zinc finger protein 653 isoform X7 encodes the protein MSAAERGLGAAGGSGGGPGPGGGPAVESGGGGGGGRKARGRPRLTESDRARRRLESRKKYDVRRVYLGEAHGPWVDLRRRSGWSDAKLAAYLLGLERGQRAGRRGKLWEQVPKKPKRKKRRRRNVNCLRHAVIWYEDHRQRCPYEPRLAELDPSVGLYTTAVWQCERGHRYFQDLRSPLRPLSDSDGDSDDGGCSSGSEATPQGAPSAPGGVAVAPPAGPGPPEGAAEGRAAALEAVVCVPLPLPLRLGAGRGALAEGGPPTLLQGPPLLILASPGYDALGGLQLDVTGDEVPCALLEEEGTFPPPPPDPHLPKTEEDEMLGLKQEEVPLPATELPPQPPPESPQEPPLPPPAEDTDGGDVSAIIYEIPKEPERRRRSRRGRAPHPDPEGLPEPIACPYAGCGQVYVALSSFQNHVNLVHRKGRTQQCPQPGCGKRFYLANHLRRHMVIHSGVREFTCETCGKSFKRKNHLEVHRRTHTGETPLQCEVCGYRCRQRASLTWHMRRHGGPGLRPFPCERCGRRFERPEGLKFHALKSHPEPRGT
- the ZNF653 gene encoding zinc finger protein 653 isoform X2; the protein is MSAAERGLGAAGGSGGGPGPGGGPAVESGGGGGGGRKARGRPRLTESDRARRRLESRKKYDVRRVYLGEAHGPWVDLRRRSGWSDAKLAAYLLGLERGQRAGRRGKLWEQVPKKPKRKKRRRRNVNCLRHAVIWYEDHRQRCPYEPRLAELDPSVGLYTTAVWQCERGHRYFQDLRSPLRPLSDSDGDSDDAAAPGSSFSSSGGCSSGSEATPQGAPSAPGGVAVAPPAGPGPPEGAAEGRAAALEAVVCVPLPLPLRLGAGRGALAEGGPPTLLQGPPLLILASPGYDALGGLQLDVTGDEVPCALLEEEGTFPPPPPDPHLPKTAEEDEMLGLKQEEVPLPATELPPQPPPESPQEPPLPPPAEDTDGGDVSAIIYEIPKEPERRRRSRRGRAPHPDPEGLPEPIACPYAGCGQVYVALSSFQNHVNLVHRKGRTQQCPQPGCGKRFYLANHLRRHMVIHSGVREFTCETCGKSFKRKNHLEVHRRTHTGETPLQCEVCGYRCRQRASLTWHMRRHGGPGLRPFPCERCGRRFERPEGLKFHALKSHPEPRGT
- the ZNF653 gene encoding zinc finger protein 653 isoform X9, whose translation is MSAAERGLGAAGGSGGGPGPGGGPAVESGGGGGGGRKARGRPRLTESDRARRRLESRKKKLWEQVPKKPKRKKRRRRNVNCLRHAVIWYEDHRQRCPYEPRLAELDPSVGLYTTAVWQCERGHRYFQDLRSPLRPLSDSDGDSDDAAAPGSSFSSSGGCSSGSEATPQGAPSAPGGVAVAPPAGPGPPEGAAEGRAAALEAVVCVPLPLPLRLGAGRGALAEGGPPTLLQGPPLLILASPGYDALGGLQLDVTGDEVPCALLEEEGTFPPPPPDPHLPKTAEEDEMLGLKQEEVPLPATELPPQPPPESPQEPPLPPPAEDTDGGDVSAIIYEIPKEPERRRRSRRGRAPHPDPEGLPEPIACPYAGCGQVYVALSSFQNHVNLVHRKGRTQQCPQPGCGKRFYLANHLRRHMVIHSGVREFTCETCGKSFKRKNHLEVHRRTHTGETPLQCEVCGYRCRQRASLTWHMRRHGGPGLRPFPCERCGRRFERPEGLKFHALKSHPEPRGT
- the ZNF653 gene encoding zinc finger protein 653 isoform X3; amino-acid sequence: MSAAERGLGAAGGSGGGPGPGGGPAVESGGGGGGGRKARGRPRLTESDRARRRLESRKKYDVRRVYLGEAHGPWVDLRRRSGWSDAKLAAYLLGLERGQRAGRRGRKLWEQVPKKPKRKKRRRRNVNCLRHAVIWYEDHRQRCPYEPRLAELDPSVGLYTTAVWQCERGHRYFQDLRSPLRPLSDSDGDSDDAAAPGSSFSSSGGCSSGSEATPQGAPSAPGGVAVAPPAGPGPPEGAAEGRAAALEAVVCVPLPLPLRLGAGRGALAEGGPPTLLQGPPLLILASPGYDALGGLQLDVTGDEVPCALLEEEGTFPPPPPDPHLPKTEEDEMLGLKQEEVPLPATELPPQPPPESPQEPPLPPPAEDTDGGDVSAIIYEIPKEPERRRRSRRGRAPHPDPEGLPEPIACPYAGCGQVYVALSSFQNHVNLVHRKGRTQQCPQPGCGKRFYLANHLRRHMVIHSGVREFTCETCGKSFKRKNHLEVHRRTHTGETPLQCEVCGYRCRQRASLTWHMRRHGGPGLRPFPCERCGRRFERPEGLKFHALKSHPEPRGT
- the ZNF653 gene encoding zinc finger protein 653 isoform X4, whose translation is MSAAERGLGAAGGSGGGPGPGGGPAVESGGGGGGGRKARGRPRLTESDRARRRLESRKKYDVRRVYLGEAHGPWVDLRRRSGWSDAKLAAYLLGLERGQRAGRRGRKLWEQVPKKPKRKKRRRRNVNCLRHAVIWYEDHRQRCPYEPRLAELDPSVGLYTTAVWQCERGHRYFQDLRSPLRPLSDSDGDSDDAAPGSSFSSSGGCSSGSEATPQGAPSAPGGVAVAPPAGPGPPEGAAEGRAAALEAVVCVPLPLPLRLGAGRGALAEGGPPTLLQGPPLLILASPGYDALGGLQLDVTGDEVPCALLEEEGTFPPPPPDPHLPKTAEEDEMLGLKQEEVPLPATELPPQPPPESPQEPPLPPPAEDTDGGDVSAIIYEIPKEPERRRRSRRGRAPHPDPEGLPEPIACPYAGCGQVYVALSSFQNHVNLVHRKGRTQQCPQPGCGKRFYLANHLRRHMVIHSGVREFTCETCGKSFKRKNHLEVHRRTHTGETPLQCEVCGYRCRQRASLTWHMRRHGGPGLRPFPCERCGRRFERPEGLKFHALKSHPEPRGT
- the ZNF653 gene encoding zinc finger protein 653 isoform X8 translates to MSAAERGLGAAGGSGGGPGPGGGPAVESGGGGGGGRKARGRPRLTESDRARRRLESRKNRKLWEQVPKKPKRKKRRRRNVNCLRHAVIWYEDHRQRCPYEPRLAELDPSVGLYTTAVWQCERGHRYFQDLRSPLRPLSDSDGDSDDAAAPGSSFSSSGGCSSGSEATPQGAPSAPGGVAVAPPAGPGPPEGAAEGRAAALEAVVCVPLPLPLRLGAGRGALAEGGPPTLLQGPPLLILASPGYDALGGLQLDVTGDEVPCALLEEEGTFPPPPPDPHLPKTAEEDEMLGLKQEEVPLPATELPPQPPPESPQEPPLPPPAEDTDGGDVSAIIYEIPKEPERRRRSRRGRAPHPDPEGLPEPIACPYAGCGQVYVALSSFQNHVNLVHRKGRTQQCPQPGCGKRFYLANHLRRHMVIHSGVREFTCETCGKSFKRKNHLEVHRRTHTGETPLQCEVCGYRCRQRASLTWHMRRHGGPGLRPFPCERCGRRFERPEGLKFHALKSHPEPRGT
- the ZNF653 gene encoding zinc finger protein 653 isoform X1, whose amino-acid sequence is MSAAERGLGAAGGSGGGPGPGGGPAVESGGGGGGGRKARGRPRLTESDRARRRLESRKKYDVRRVYLGEAHGPWVDLRRRSGWSDAKLAAYLLGLERGQRAGRRGRKLWEQVPKKPKRKKRRRRNVNCLRHAVIWYEDHRQRCPYEPRLAELDPSVGLYTTAVWQCERGHRYFQDLRSPLRPLSDSDGDSDDAAAPGSSFSSSGGCSSGSEATPQGAPSAPGGVAVAPPAGPGPPEGAAEGRAAALEAVVCVPLPLPLRLGAGRGALAEGGPPTLLQGPPLLILASPGYDALGGLQLDVTGDEVPCALLEEEGTFPPPPPDPHLPKTAEEDEMLGLKQEEVPLPATELPPQPPPESPQEPPLPPPAEDTDGGDVSAIIYEIPKEPERRRRSRRGRAPHPDPEGLPEPIACPYAGCGQVYVALSSFQNHVNLVHRKGRTQQCPQPGCGKRFYLANHLRRHMVIHSGVREFTCETCGKSFKRKNHLEVHRRTHTGETPLQCEVCGYRCRQRASLTWHMRRHGGPGLRPFPCERCGRRFERPEGLKFHALKSHPEPRGT
- the ZNF653 gene encoding zinc finger protein 653 isoform X6; protein product: MSAAERGLGAAGGSGGGPGPGGGPAVESGGGGGGGRKARGRPRLTESDRARRRLESRKKYDVRRVYLGEAHGPWVDLRRRSGWSDAKLAAYLLGLERGQRAGRRGRKLWEQVPKKPKRKKRRRRNVNCLRHAVIWYEDHRQRCPYEPRLAELDPSVGLYTTAVWQCERGHRYFQDLRSPLRPLSDSDGDSDDGGCSSGSEATPQGAPSAPGGVAVAPPAGPGPPEGAAEGRAAALEAVVCVPLPLPLRLGAGRGALAEGGPPTLLQGPPLLILASPGYDALGGLQLDVTGDEVPCALLEEEGTFPPPPPDPHLPKTEEDEMLGLKQEEVPLPATELPPQPPPESPQEPPLPPPAEDTDGGDVSAIIYEIPKEPERRRRSRRGRAPHPDPEGLPEPIACPYAGCGQVYVALSSFQNHVNLVHRKGRTQQCPQPGCGKRFYLANHLRRHMVIHSGVREFTCETCGKSFKRKNHLEVHRRTHTGETPLQCEVCGYRCRQRASLTWHMRRHGGPGLRPFPCERCGRRFERPEGLKFHALKSHPEPRGT
- the ZNF653 gene encoding zinc finger protein 653 isoform X10, producing MSAAERGLGAAGGSGGGPGPGGGPAVESGGGGGGGRKARGRPRLTESDRARRRLESRKKYDVRRVYLGEAHGPWVDLRRRSGWSDAKLAAYLLGLERGQRAGRRGKLWEQVPKKPKRKKRRRRNVNCLRHAVIWYEDHRQRCPYEPRLAELDPSVGLYTTAVWQCERGHRYFQDLRSPLRPLSDSDGDSDDAAAPGSSFSSSGGCSSGSEATPQGAPSAPGGVAVAPPAGPGPPEGAAEGRAAALEAVVCVPLPLPLRLGAGRGALAEGGPPTLLQGPPLLILASPGYDALGGLQLDVTGDEVPCALLEEEGTFPPPPPDPHLPKTEEDEMLGLKQEEVPLPATELPPQPPPESPQEPPLPPPAEDTDGGDVSAIIYEIPKEPERRRRSRRGRAPHPDPEGLPEPIACPYAGCGQVYVALSSFQNHVNLVHRKGRTQQCPQPGCGKRFYLANHLRRHMVIHSGVREFTCETCGKSFKRKNHLEVHRRTHTGETPLQCEVCGYRCRQRASLTWHMRRHGGPGLRPFPCERCGRRFERPEGLKFHALKSHPEPRGT